TAGAGCTCCATTTCCATTAAAATGTCTATTCCACTTTGCATAAGCTTGCCTACAAAAATTGTGAAGCAAATTGTCATTTTGTCACATATTATATAGATATATAATAAACGTGATATTTCTACTTTTTACGGTACTTTAATATGTATAGGTAATTTAACTATACAATTTATGGTTTAACTATAACTATTTTACACTGCAGCACAATGAAGAACATATAGAGGTTGACACAACAGCAACATCAAACTAGACACAACTATGGAATAACGGAATTGATGATCCTAAAAACACAAAGACGTAAATATTCGACAGGATCGAAGAAATTACCCGGTGATGAGACCGATTGTGAGTTTGGAATAGCGAATGGTTGGATCTGTGATTACCGCCAAATCGGCAGATAAACCCGTGGTTATCTCTAAAAATTGgacctttttctctctttttgagCTCCTTGCCCATGGATGCCACTTTTCCTCTCTTTTCCTCGACAATGGCGGCCGTTTTCCAGGGTGTTGAATTTCGGCGAAGGTGTCAAATAATTCTCTAACTCTCGAAtattactccatccgtcccttgatactcgacctgttttgactttttacacgatttacataattcactttgactctattttatataatatataatatatcacaaattcttatttacgtAAAAGTTTATTCAAAATgcttatgtaaaagttatctatttttcaatgataatttttttcattttagttaaacttacttattcaaaatcactaataatgtataaaattaatcatttaaccctttaaaatatttatctattaattttttttcctaatattaaagttaatcaaaattaggttaaagttacaaaaaaaggattaaagttataaatttattgtacaccttgtgcgcacaagatcttttgataatatattgttggtttcatcttaatatatattttcaaaatataatttttttataagtttttataatatgtagtcaaagatattggtggttaaagttgttgatgtgaattaaaaaagtgatacagcaagtgcacggtgtctgttgttagcaaatccttagcaaatacgggtcgatcccacagggagacaagttctattagtttttgcccaattatacgaactatttcaataacgaaaattgattttgagtattaactagtaaagctaaagcaataataaaaatgcgtaaaggtctagggcgtctgttcggttcaccatgtttataccaatccaataacacaattcaattcgacaacgaataaactaggccgagtaattaaagtacatgctaatcctacggtcgggtcttaacactttcaattcaacatatgcagtacgatcgctaacataatcagaattcccaattgtacaaagcctctaaaaacatgatctttcgattctaattcctattagctatagggatgtcagtggggcgggtttcgtgggagacccgccccgcgtccgccccaagtaggcggggatggaggtagaTTTGGTGGGTGGTGGGGCGGGTATGGGTATAAAAgtcgtacccgccatgggtgatggggcgggtgtggattttgtgttgaatccgccccatccccgcccgccccgccccatccccatccGCTCCGCCCTATCCCCACTCGCCCCACTttatacccgccatgggtgatggtgcggatgtggatttatttgtttgtaagtgataatatgaatttagatgagacttttaagtttttttgtttgaattttctttgtTATGGCGGATACTTTTTTTCGATTATATATGTTACTTTTAGTATATGGTACTTTTTCTAAAGTTAATTTTTtcactactccgtatatatgacaaatattttctaaatgagaaaaattaGGAGGGTATTGGCGCGGGTATGGGGCGGGGGTGAGatggggatggatacccaggcgggtggtggggcggggatggattttagtttgtacccgttggggcggggatggggattaattttgtacccgccatgggtgatggggcggggatggggatgaaaaatttaggtggggatggggatcgagggacctacatccgcatccgccccgccccattgacatccctaattagctagataattaatccatgaaattggccgataacatgaatcaacgattaagaacaatcaattggaattactcaatcataatctataaattaacgaaATTTAATGCATAACGattatggtataaacatggcttcccttacttagccctagaaaaaGACTACTAGCTCATAATTAATTTAACCATCATGAAACAAATAATAAGAATGGAATTCATAATCAACGAACGAATTAATCTAAGgaacgaaaataataaatttgaattaaagcaAGAGAAATTATGAATTTACCTTAGATTGATGAATGAATGAAATCAGAAAAGCGTTCGACAATGAAAGGAGAAAAGTAAAATAATCGTTCAAAGAATTCtaaggaagaaaaagaaaaacataagaAAGACCTAGGAATATAATTCCCTTCAATATTTATAGGCTTCCTATttctgaaataataataaataaataaatgagaaaataaaaatagaagtcgtcaatgattggtcgatggcGTGATGACGTGGCGATGAAAAACCCGACGGCGAGAGAGACGTACGCAATATGGTATTCGTCGGCTTGGGCGCACTGTGGGCGCAGCCTTGCGCTGTGAGCAGGCCAGCAACTGCTTAGTGAAGTGTGAGTGAGATGTGGGCGCAGCGATGTTGCTGTGGGCGCAACACTTGGGCTGTGGGCGcatcgaagaagaagaagaagaaattcccTGTGGGCGCAACACTTCGCTGTGAGCATGACAGACGATGTTTAGTGAAGCGACGGGGTGCTGCGGGATGGGTGCGGCCACAGCGCTCTAGATGTGGGCATAAAGCAATTCTCTATGGGCACATTGCACGATTCAGGTACGATGTTGCGACGATGCTTCCCACATTACCGAGATTTTATGACGAGCATCGGAAACTAGCCTCATGTCATCCAAAATAACGAATTGCCTCGATGGTCGAATAAATCAAGCTAAGTGAACCGGAACTTCTGCAAATCATATCGGAAAACTTCATTTTCCAATCAAACACGACGTTTTCAATACGAACCATCCGATAGACATTCGACCCACCTCTAAATCTCCAGAAacacccaaatgattgtaaaatcacctgaaatatcaaagaaaacacaaactgagcgtaatagagtacgataacgacgacttatgcaaATGCGACTCTAAATGCAAATAAAGTGAGACGAATTCTTAGAAATGCAatctaaatgcgcctaaaataccctatataaatgtgattcatcaaattcccccaagctagactgttgcttgtccccaagcaacactaaaccGAAGATAGAGAAATGAGACGCCCATGACCTTCATTGAACCTGAACAAACCTACTCAACTCTTgggcaaacaatcaaacaaagttattgagacagaaatttagctcggatacaaatagaaccatgaagcatcatgatccacaattgaaacaaccaagcttagccacaaactattctcaatcaagctagtcgtcgccgcataccttgtagaatataaatatatgatgcaacatggggtaagatgacaatagcaagaaacaattttcattcaatcgcaaaacaaacatgccgatcaagaggtctttataataattttgtaatggggctaggtaaaaaggaagggtaggatataatttgggaaaaagtgagagtaaggtccaacttggggagcaaaggtgaactatatgcgtcggcgataatgccgaaaatccaactccatcgaaccatgaaatccgaacaatcaaccaagttataaccaaggggaagaacataatataatgaCATTGATCTTTCTTCAATCCCCTTTCCTTGCCTTCAAACTATATACTACTAACGAAAggcatatttttttttgatttttctttgattttctcttcttttttttttttttttttgtttgagatGAAATAAATTGATGAAAACGAAAGTACAATAAATACTAATGCTAACTattacaagcttgggtgccaacaataatatacaccatttccgaaccacaaatccaaacatagcctcgaaccaaGATCCATTGGCTTcgtgtgccaatcaatcaacatcaatgaaaccattacgaacaccaaagctcccccaagctagactcgggacaagtaaccaacggggctaatagggctcaatttgtggagttaaaagaataaacggacaaggctgCAACAcgggtatgaaaggcaggaactgatgtttctaaattcgtctgaaggcttcctaaaaGAATGGCCTCTatcatacgcggcatgcgtgagttgcaactaaactactaatgaatctcaagccaaaaatcatacgataacgagtcacatcaatcacacaaacacatagtaaggtgacctacaagataattggctagctattcttgacacaagaccaacatcttaccgtataccattcaattggttcacacaatgccaagcagttatcaatgtatagcacaaccgactgaatttcagaatcatagctaagttcaaaagaagctcaagagagtcaaataaagtCCGAACATGGTTTAAAAGTCAAATTCACTATGCAGGGTATAAAGATATATGAATGcaagtaaagaaaaacaaataaattaatcaatatcactaggaaagcagtacatttttttcgttgcacgtaaactcccacccctaatggacagtacaaagcgtacaacacctacAAAAGCGATAAAATTACACTAAGAAAGCAATAAAGGATAGaatatccctcccccaagctagaatgatGCAGTGTCCCCACTGCACAAAACACGACAGTAAAACCAAAGTGAGGGGACGAGAAAACTTACAACTTCACCGATCAGGGGCACCAAACCCGGTGCCATCGAGTACCGAACCTCTTGTTCCAACTTTTGGACTAGCATCAACTGCATCTCCAGGATCATCATCACCTGCAAACCTTTTCAAGCCAAGTGCATTATTTGAAAGATTTCTAGAACTGGAATGAGGCAACTTAGCAATAGAGGTATTCAAAGAACAAGACACTTCTTGCATTGGACTTTTCATCACATGAGACAGGTTAAAGGCCACCTTGTCATCTCCTACAGTCAAGGTTAGCTTCCCTTTCTTAACATCAATAACTGCCCCCGCAGTATGAAGGAATGGTCTTCCTAAGATTATTGGAATCTGGGTGTCCTCTACTATGTCAAGCACAACAAAGTCTACAGGAATataaaatttacctactctcaCGGGGACgtcttctaaaacacctaaggggtatttaatAGAATGGTCGGCCATTTGAAGTGTAATGGTGGTACATTTTAATTCTTCCATGTTCAACTTTTTGTAAATAGAGAGGGGAATGACGGAcacactggcacctaaatcacatagagCCTTATCAATGAATAAAGCACCTATATGACAAGGGATGGAGAAACTACCGGGGTCCTTTAGTTTAGGAggagacttgttttgtaacATAGCACTACACTCCTCAGTTAAAGCCACTCTCTCTACACCACCAAGATCCCTTTTCTTAGtgattaattcctttaaatattttgcatacataggaatttgagatattaaatcaGTGAAAGGAATCGTTACCTCAAGATTCTTGACCATTGCAAAGAACTTACCGAACTGTTGATCAACCTTTGTTTTCTGCATTCGGTGAGGAAATGGTAGTGTAGGTGCAAAAGGGGGAGAATCAGTAACCTTCTCCTTGCCGTTTTCCTTCTTCTCTATTTCATTCTCAACACCCGGATTTTCAACCCCTACATCCACAGTCTTTCTTTCCACATATGCCTCTTCACTGGACTGATGATCGCCCTTTGACTTATTTTGTCGATGAGGAAATGGCAATCGAGGAACAAAAGGGCGAGAATCATCAATAACCTTCTCCTTGActctttcctttgtccttcTAGCCTCCTCTCTCCCCTTTTCAATATCCATAAAATTAGTAGGTACCGAGGGGACATCATATGTAGTACCACTCCGAAGAACAATTGCACAAGCACTCTCTTTAGTGTTATCTGGAGATGAAGTAGATTACCCTGGAAGTTTGCCCGGTTGCCTTTTTGACAAAGTATCAGCGAGTTGAGCAACT
This sequence is a window from Spinacia oleracea cultivar Varoflay chromosome 1, BTI_SOV_V1, whole genome shotgun sequence. Protein-coding genes within it:
- the LOC130463229 gene encoding uncharacterized protein; protein product: MDIEKGREEARRTKERVKEKVIDDSRPFVPRLPFPHRQNKSKGDHQSSEEAYVERKTVDVGVENPGVENEIEKKENGKEKVTDSPPFAPTLPFPHRMQKTKVDQQFGKFFAMVKNLEELITKKRDLGGVERVALTEECSAMLQNKSPPKLKDPGSFSIPCHIGALFIDKALCDLGASVSVIPLSIYKKLNMEELKCTTITLQMADHSIKYPLGVLEDVPVRVGKFYIPVDFVVLDIVEDTQIPIILGRPFLHTAGAVIDVKKGKLTLTVGDDKVAFNLSHVMKSPMQEVSCSLNTSIAKLPHSSSRNLSNNALGLKRFAGDDDPGDAVDASPKVGTRGSVLDGTGFGAPDR